A portion of the Juglans microcarpa x Juglans regia isolate MS1-56 chromosome 1D, Jm3101_v1.0, whole genome shotgun sequence genome contains these proteins:
- the LOC121240598 gene encoding uncharacterized mitochondrial protein AtMg00820-like — protein sequence MQEEIIALETNHTWDIESCPSTIVPLGCKWVYLVKVHSNGSLDRYKARLVALGNNQEYGVNYEETFAHVAKMTIVRMILALAASNNWLPIIGHYIIWMSRMQFFTGTLKSSKYDTSLFLRKSDMGIVVLLIYVDDIVISGFDYALLVQLKTHLS from the exons ATGCAGGAAGAGATTATCGCTCTAGAGACCAATCACACCTGGGACATTGAGTCTTGTCCTTCCACTATAGTTCCCTtaggttgcaaatgggtttattTAGTCAAGGTTCACTCTAATGGAAGTTTGGATCGTTATAAAGCTCGGCTTGTTGCCCTTGGGAATAATCAGGAATATGGTGTCAATTATGAAGAGACATTTGCTCATGTGGCTAAGATGACCATTGTTCGTATGATCCTAGCTCTTGCTGCTTCCAATAATTGGCTTCCAATAATTGGCCACTACATCATATGGATGTCAAGAATGCAATTCTTCACGGGAACCTTAAAGAGT AGCAAGTATGACACTTCATTGTTTCTTCGGAAATCAGACATGGGTATTGTTGTCCTTttgatttatgttgatgatattgtgatcAGTGGTTTCGATTATGCTTTACTTGTCCAGCTCAAGACTCATCTCTCATAA